Part of the Candidatus Angelobacter sp. genome is shown below.
CGCAGGCGGCAGCGGAATTTCAAGTGCGCGCGCCCCTGAAAGAGATCGGCCTGACAAAGTCGGAAATTCGCGAGTTGTCAGCACAACTGGGTCTGCCGACCGCGGACAAGCCGCAGATGGCGTGCCTCAGTTCACGCGTCCCTTATGGTGAAACGGTCACGCAGGCGAAGTTGGGGATGATTGAGCAGGCTGAGAATCTATTGCGTGATCTTGGGTTTCGCGACGTGCGCGTAAGACATCATGAGTTGAGGAACGGACAACTGGCGCGAATCGAGGTGGTTTTGACCGAGTTGCCGAAGTTTTTGGAGAATGATGCTGCTCGCAATGTATCCAGTGAGTTGAAGAAGATAGGTTACACCCATGTCACGGTGGATCTTCAAGGGTACCGGCGGGGGAGCCTGAACGAGTCGGCGACGCCGGCGGACCAGGGAAAGGCCTGAAACGTTCCGGGGCCACCGGCCCGTGGCTTGTCCGATCTCCGCGCGTCACTCGTCGCAGAGTGTCCTTTGCTCTGGCAACTTTTTACGGTTCCCGGTTATGAATGATTAGTTTTAT
Proteins encoded:
- the larE gene encoding ATP-dependent sacrificial sulfur transferase LarE codes for the protein MLSSKLERLRQLIRSYGSCLVAYSGGVDSVFLARVAGDVLGDRSLAVIANSPSLPRRELQEALEIAGRFGIPVRVVNTREFENPNYVANPANRCYFCKHELFEELAPIARSEGFAVVAYGENASDVGDFRPGAQAAAEFQVRAPLKEIGLTKSEIRELSAQLGLPTADKPQMACLSSRVPYGETVTQAKLGMIEQAENLLRDLGFRDVRVRHHELRNGQLARIEVVLTELPKFLENDAARNVSSELKKIGYTHVTVDLQGYRRGSLNESATPADQGKA